CGTACTGGCCGATCGAGCGCGCCTTGTAGGTGGTTGGATTGTGCGAGGATAGCGTGCGCGCATTGCGCCAGTGCCGGTCGAAATTGGTGACCTTCTTGGTCGCCGACGCGCCGCCGACATCGAACAGCAGGCTGCCGCCGCGGATGGCGAAATCGTCCGCGATAATCTTGGCCTTGGCCGAGAGCAGGGCGGCGGTGTGGGCGGCTTCCGCGGCGTTCGATGCGCCCGCGTCGAAGGCATCGGTCGCGACATCGAGCGCCTCGGCCGCTGCTAGCACCACGGTCTCGGCCGCGAACGCACCGCTGGCGATCTGGCCGACGGTCTGCTGCAGCAAGGGATCGTCGGTCGGAACTTCGGCTGGCGCATAATAAAAGGTACGCTTCCGCGAACGGACGAGCGCGGTGGCGTCCCGCAAGGTCGCGCGCGCGATGCCGGCAACGACCGCGGTCAGGAACAACTGCGCAAACGTGTTGGAGTAAGGCACGCCGTAGCCGGTGTCGGGAGTGTCGAAGACGATCTCCTGGCGCTTGACCTTGACGTTGCGGAAATGCGTCGTGCCGGTTGCGGTGAGCCGCTGTCCGAGCCCATCCCAGTCGTCGACCAGCTCGATGCCATCGCGCTTGATCGGAACGATGGTCGCGCCGCTGATGCCATCAGGATCGGCGGCGCGGACGAGCACGTAGTCCGAATACAGCGTGCCGGTGCTGTAATATTTGGTCCCGTTCAGGAGGTAATCGCCGTTTCCATCAGGCGTGAAGGTCGTACCCGGCGTGACATTGCCGACGCGGGGGCTTTCGAGCTCGGTGGTGGCCAGCCCAATGATCGCGCCCTGCGCGACAGCCTTCTGCCACGCGCGGCTCTGCTCATCCTTGGGCGTACGCACCAGCCGTTCCACCACGCTGAAATGGTTGCGCAGAATATGCGCGACATTGGCGTCGGCCTCGCCGAGGCAGATCACGAAAGCGAAGAGATCGCGGATCGTGCTGCCGGCGCCGCCGGCGCTCACCGGAAGCCGCAGCGCGCCGAGACGGGCGCGGCGGACGAGGTCGATGATCTCGAAGGGCAGCACGCGGTCGCGTTCTCGCGCGCTCGCACCCTCGGCGATCTGGCTGAGCAGCGCTTCCAGCTCGGGCGAGCCGGTCTTGAGAGGCTCGGATGTGCCGAGGGAGGGGACGAATACGGTCTTGTTCATGATTGGCCTCTTGGTCACGTCCCTAGAGCTGGGCGAGATGGTCGGTGACCTTGACCGGCTCGGGCAGAACCTTGCGCGCGACCAGCCAGTCGGCG
This genomic stretch from Bradyrhizobium daqingense harbors:
- a CDS encoding acyl-CoA dehydrogenase; translation: MNKTVFVPSLGTSEPLKTGSPELEALLSQIAEGASARERDRVLPFEIIDLVRRARLGALRLPVSAGGAGSTIRDLFAFVICLGEADANVAHILRNHFSVVERLVRTPKDEQSRAWQKAVAQGAIIGLATTELESPRVGNVTPGTTFTPDGNGDYLLNGTKYYSTGTLYSDYVLVRAADPDGISGATIVPIKRDGIELVDDWDGLGQRLTATGTTHFRNVKVKRQEIVFDTPDTGYGVPYSNTFAQLFLTAVVAGIARATLRDATALVRSRKRTFYYAPAEVPTDDPLLQQTVGQIASGAFAAETVVLAAAEALDVATDAFDAGASNAAEAAHTAALLSAKAKIIADDFAIRGGSLLFDVGGASATKKVTNFDRHWRNARTLSSHNPTTYKARSIGQYEISGTPLPAKGFF